In the Thunnus albacares chromosome 10, fThuAlb1.1, whole genome shotgun sequence genome, GTAACCATTGGGGCGCCGTGTGCCCATTGTTTGccattttttcctcttgtctgaACTGTGTTCTTTCTGAACATTGTTAAAGTTAGCTGCTCCGCTTGTGTCTTTGCTGGAAGCAATCAAACTCTCTCCATTTTCTTCAGGCTCCTCTAAAGGCTTGGTCCATCCGAGGTCTCCATTTGTCTCTTTTGATGTAATTTGATCTTTGTGCCTTCTCGATGACGCACTGCAGCTGTCAGAGGAAGGTGTGCTTTCCCTCCTaacagtttcctgttttttgcCCGGTGTGGACAGTTTTTCTTGGTCACATGACTGAGATTCTTTTGCAAACGATTTCTTGAGTTTTCGGCAAGACATTTTATGATTAATGAGAGCGCTTGGAAAAGGGAACTCTTTTTTGCATGCTCGGCATTTCTTGTGTGATCGTATGTGTACATTTAGGCCAAACTCTGTGTCAAACACCTTACAGCAAAACTTACAAGTGtacatttttccatcattttccACCGTCTCTTTTTGTTTAGATACAGATTcagttgctgtgttttttcttccctcGTTTTTGCTCTTTGTAACATTTTCTTGCTCTTTCCCTGTTAAATTTCGCCCTCTTCTTCTTTGACCTGTGGGGACTGCTGAGCCAGAATATTCCTGTTTGATCTCTCGTAGCAAACGTTTCATGTCATTTCTTACTAGTGATCGTCTGGCGGTTGTTGTTGGTGTGATTTTGTCCTGAGTGGGTTTGTCGCTCTCCTTTAATGAGGAACCTGTGGGAGAAAATATCGcagaaaattaaattgtaaCCCTGAGAAAAAGGAGAGGTGACATTAAAAAAGCCAAATTTAATTCTATAATACTATTATACCATTACTACTATACCAGGGATTTTCATTTGaagggtcagttcaccaaaattaaaaaaacccTTTCTCACTTACGCTACCTGGTATCTAGACAATTTTGGTTGTATTTGGCCacattattaaatattcatccCTGGGTTTTCTGTTGTTACCCGAATACAATGGAGGAGAATAAAATTTGTagtgctcacagcattgaaaaataacatttaatgaatTTAACTGCAACACATCTTTTCAGAATCATTGTCCTTATGAGAGTGTGGATATACCTGTAGTTCAACCTTGGATTTTACCTGACAAGTTGacaaaatctgcatttttatttacaaagaGAGCCAtagaaatcataaaataatcatgtaaatgtgtgtatgtaagtgaATGTAAATGAAGATGTGAGAAAGGAAATACATTCCTCATTCTGACGAACATTTACAGCACAGaacaataaatgaaattaaGAATTAAACCAACCTCTCTTGGATTTCCTGCCTGCCTTTGTTGGCTGGTGAGACTCTATGTCATGGTTGACcacctaaaataaaaatgttcttggTTATATCTCCAATGATTTGCAATGCAAATTTCAGAAAACAGTTTCATGCAGAGCTGTGTCAGCATACACGGATATTACGGAGGTGAACTCTCTGGATGTTCTGAGTCGTTCAATCATTTtgccaaaatgtgaaaaagtggATGTAGTAGCACTTTTTAAACATCTTACACCTGAAGAATACACAATAAATCCTGTAAGGGCAAATCAGTGCTTCAGCTCAATTCCTGCAAACTTTTGTACCTGAGCCTCTGCACATCTGCCAAATACCTCCACAAGtgtcagaagagaaaaaaaagtgccccctcccctcccaaaGCACAACCCTCTGAAGAGATTTTGTCACCCCATggaaagtgtttgttttgaggCCTAATTGACTGTCTGTGTTGGTCTGAAATGttcacaaacacattaacaccTACCTGATCCCCATGGAGAGTTGGGTTAAATTTTTATCAAAAGATGGTCAAGTGTAAAAATTTCACCCGATTTCATCAGTTAGCAGAATATCCCAGAGAGCTCTGAGAGGATCTTCACATTGCTTTGAAGAAACTACGGTCATGAAGTATTgaagtttctcttcttttttagGTTTTATCATAATCTGACATGACACAGAGATGTCTTGTCCACTGGCAGCACTGATAAATCCAGAGTGCCATATAATGTTTCCAGCGTACCATTAAGGATGCGCATTCATTAAAATGAAGCATGTGGGCTTCAGTGGTCGGTTATCAAATTTGCAACTGCCCGTCTCAGCAATTATCCTATCCTATGCACACCATTGCTCCCCCTCCCTCTGAACCTCTTGTGTTACTTATCACTGCACCACTGTAATGCTAAGCCATCCAAACATCCGCTCCTCCATCACACACCTCTTTCTTGATGATCGGAACGTGCCACAGTGGGATGGACAGCCGTCGCAGTCTTACGCTGGGACACACGCCATCGTTTTGCTTGGTCAAGTTCTCGTAGCCCAGAGGAGCACACCAGTCGTCAGGTACTGcacaaacccaaaaaaacatgGGTGATCTTCAACTGGTGATGCACTAAAAAACATCTGGCTACACCAGTGATGCTTTAGGTGTGTCCTAGTAAAGGGTGAGGGTACTTGTGCATCACTTATTTTGTGTAATATATGCATTTGTACTTAAACTATTTGTAAATATTAGTTTTCACTATGACGCTTTTcggtttgtttctgtttgtcgGTTTAATTCGGAATAATTCAATGTTCAGTGAAACATTCAGGGGGAATGAATACTAAAATGGCCTTAGAAGCATCGCCTGTTAAGGTAATAATTCTCTCTGTAATGACAGCCGTCTAAAAACAGTGACTATAGTCAAGCATAAAATGTCTTTC is a window encoding:
- the LOC122990490 gene encoding zinc finger protein 595-like isoform X1 → MTDYRTRDFRAQVAMDSVLRTAMIEIAKIFENTLHDHQMELAQKGEEILQLKMKLQKAELKLKESQNDCHTRAEKDQIQVVETQREPENASKQTSHDPEVDFEVPDDWCAPLGYENLTKQNDGVCPSVRLRRLSIPLWHVPIIKKEVVNHDIESHQPTKAGRKSKRGSSLKESDKPTQDKITPTTTARRSLVRNDMKRLLREIKQEYSGSAVPTGQRRRGRNLTGKEQENVTKSKNEGRKNTATESVSKQKETVENDGKMYTCKFCCKVFDTEFGLNVHIRSHKKCRACKKEFPFPSALINHKMSCRKLKKSFAKESQSCDQEKLSTPGKKQETVRRESTPSSDSCSASSRRHKDQITSKETNGDLGWTKPLEEPEENGESLIASSKDTSGAANFNNVQKEHSSDKRKKWQTMGTRRPNGYSCLTCLKLVKSKGLLIEHYRIHTGEKPIKCEKCPKKFNSSAQLYKHRKRCRISLKKIPCRECGKIFPTPRELNRHVFDFHRDWPNICQDCGKGFLTEGRLKNHIQRFHK